The genome window CTGGGGGGGGATCGCCGCGGGCATCTTCGGCCAGCCGTTCTTCGGCGGCAGCGGCGGGGTCAGCTTCGTCTCCCAGCTCCTGGGAAGCCTCTCTGCCATCGCCTTTGCCCTGGTCACCGGCTTCATCACCTACGGCATCCTGCACAAGACCATCGGCATCCGGCTGACCGACGAGGAGGAGTTCCAGGGGGCCGACCTGGCCATCCACTCCATCGGCGCCTACCCCGAGGATCACGTCCGCTGACCCTTGCCGGCACCCGGCATCGAATCGCTACGCACAGGGTGGGGCCAGACGCCCCACCCTTTTTTCATGGCGCGCCCGCCCCTTGACGGCCGTCCCTCCGTGGTCTACCCTTTCACCAGACTTCAACTCGGAGGAACGCCATGACCGACCACCAATGCTGGGACACCAGCCGCCTCTACCCCACACCGGACGCTCCCGAACTGGACGCCGATTTCACAAAAGCCACCGAGCTGGGCCAGGCCTTCAGGGAGCGTTACTTGGAGAAGGTTGCCGGGCTCTCCCCGGACGGGCTGCTTGAGGCCCTGGCAAGCTACGAGAAGCTCCAGGAGCTGGCCATCAAGCCGCAGCTCTACTCCCACCTCCTCTTTGCCGCGGACAGCGAAGCAGACAGCCACAAATCGCTGATGCAGAAGGCCATGGAGTTCGGCAACGAGCTCTCGCGGACTATCCTCTTCTTCGACCTGGAGATCATGGCGCTTGAGGCCGGGCCGTTCGAGCGGCTCGTTGCCGACGACCGCTTCGCCTCTTACCGCCACTACCTGCATGGCATCCGCAAGTTCCAGCCCTATGCCCTGCCCGAGCGGGAAGAGCAGCTCCTCAAGCAGAAGAACCTGACCGGCGTGGAGGCCTTTGCCAAGCTGTTCGAGGAACTGACCGCCTCCCTCTCCTACCGGATGGAGCTTGACGGCGAGGAGCGGGACTTTACCGGCGAAGAGCTTTTGAGCCTGCTGCACCACCCGGACGCCGCGGTCCGCGAGCGGTCGCTCACCGTCTTCCTGGAGGGGCATGCCAGGCAGCAGGTGGTGATCTCGACCGTCTTCAATACCATTGCCCTCGACCATGGCCAGGAGCTGGGGCTGCGCGGCTACCGACAGCCGATCCAGCCGACCAACATCGGCAACGAGCTCTCCGACGAGGCCGTGGAGCACCTGATGCAGGTGACCGAGGCCAACTACCCGCTGGCACAGGGCTACTTCCGCCTGAAAGCCCGGCTGCTCGGGATGGAAAAGCTGAAGAACACCGACGTCTACGCCCCGGTGGGGGAGACCTCACGCAGCTTCAGCTTCGACGAGGCCAGGGAGCTGGTCCTTGCCGCCTACGGCGGCTTCAACCCGGCCTATGCCCCGATCATCGACGCCTTCTTCTGCGAGCGCCGCATCGACGTTTCCCCCCGCCCCGGCAAGACCGGCGGCGCTTTCTGCATGGGGATGACCCCGAGGCTTCCCCCTTACCTGCTCCTCAACTTTACCGGCAGGCTCCGCGACGTCGCCACCCTGGCCCATGAACTCGGCCATGGGCTCCACTACGTGGTCGCCCAGGAGCAGAACATGCTCAACTACCATCCGCCACTGCCGCTGGCAGAGACCGCCTCGGTCTTCGGCGAGATGCTCCTCTCGCGCCACCTGCTGGCCAACGAGAGCGACCGCCAGGTGAAGATCGCCATCCTCTGCGCGGTCATCGAGGACATCATCGCCACCACCTTCCGCCAGGTGGTGCTGACCCGCTTCGAGCAGCGGCTGCACAGCGAGCGGAGCGAGGGGCTCCTGACCGCCTCACGGCTCTGCGACCTCTGGTGGGAGGAGAACGCCCGGCTGTTCGGCGACAGCGTCGCCATGATCGAGCCCTACCGCTGGGGGTGGAGCTACATCTCCCACTTCATCCACACCCGCTTCTACTGTTATGCCTACACCTTTGCCGAACTGCTGGTGATCTCCCTCTATGCCCGCTACGAAGAGGACGGCCCTGCCTTTGTCCCGGCGTTCCACCGCGTCCTCGAAAGCGGCGGCTCCTGCTCCCCTGCCGATACCGCGGCCCTTGCCGGCATCGACATCGCCGATCCGGGGTTCTGGCAGAAGGGATACGACGTCCTGGGGCGGCTGATCCGGGAGCTGGAAGAACTGGTACAGTCGTAACGCCGGATCAGGGGTTTCCCGCTTGGCGCCGCACGGCTTTTCTTGGCGCGACCAGGTCATTATTTTGACTTTTACCGCAACCCCGGCCGGGGGAAGAGAGACTTCCCCCGGCGCCCCCGCTCCTCCCCCTGCACGAACCCGCTCCCATCCTGCATCTCCGGGGCATCACCCTTAGAGTTTCCCTCCTCGTCCATTCTCTGCCCGAGGGCACGAAAATTGCTCATATTCGGTGAATTTACGGCAATTTCCCTCAAAACGGCTTCAGGCGAGGAATCACCGGTTACGACATGCATAGATTATCATTCATGAGACCTTCGCGACTTCCACTGGCTGTGAGCGCCCTGTCTGCACTGCTTCTCTTTCTCACATCATCCGCAGAGGCCCTCACCTTCAACAACTGGAGCAGCAACGGACCGACCCCAACCAGGGAAAGCGTGCGGGCCATTGCCATTGCCCCCACCGCCGGCACATCCACCGTCTATGCCGGTACCGACGGCGGCGGAGCCTATTCCATGGCCGTTACCGGCTCATCCTGGACGACAGCCAACAAAGGGCTCTATAACCGCAGGGTCCGCTCCGTGGTTGCCAAACCGGCGCCGTCGCAGCAGGAACTCTTTGCCGCCACCGCAGCGGGCGTCTTCAAGAGTCCCGACGGCGGCGTCAACTGGAACGCCGCTTCCACCGGACTCACCACCCTCGACGTGCAGCGGCTGGCCATCGACCCCAACGACAGCGCCACGATCTACGCTGCCACCACCGGCGGCGGTGTCTTCAAGAGCACCGATTCCGCGACGAACTGGAGCGCCGTCAACAGCGGGCTGACCAACCTGGACGTCAGGGCGTTCTGTCTCGACTCGACCACCTCCCCATCCACCATCTATGCAGCAACAGCGGGCGGGGTCTTTAAAAGCGCCGACGGCGGCGCCAGCTGGAGCGCAACAAGCACCGGGCTCACCGATCTGAACGTCACGGCGCTCGCCTATGCCGGCACTTCCCCGAGCGCCACGATCTTCGCCGGCACCGCCGGCGGCGGCGTCTTCGTCAGCAGCGACGGCGGCACCAACTGGGGAACCAGTAATTCGGGCCTGCTCAACACCGCCGTCCGCGCCCTGAAGATCGACCCGACCACCCCCAACACCGCCTATGCCGGCACTGCCGGCGGCCTCTTCCGGAGAAGTTACGATACCGTGGCCTTTACTTGGGGGGCATGGTCCCAGACCGGGGCCATCGACATCACCAATACCTCCATCCGCGCCATCGGCATCGACCCGAGCGGCCCGGCAACGCTCTTTGCCGCTACCGACGCCGGGCTCTTCCGCTCGACCAATGCCGGCACCAACTGGAGTGCGGTCAACACCGGGCTGCTCCAGGGGCGGGCCATGGTGGTCAAGCCGGGCGATCCGACCCGGCTCGTCACGGCCTTCTCCGGCGGCGGCCTGTTCCGCTCCACCGATCGCGGCACCAGTTGGGCAGAGCCGGCAACCATCCCGGCCAACAGTTTCACCACCAGTCTTCTCCACGACCCGTACACTCTGGGCGTGGTCTATGCCGGCTCAGGCGCCGGGGTTTTCCGTTCCGCCGACGACGGCGACACCTGGAGCGACATCACCGGCGACCTGGGGGTCACCGACGTCCACGCCCTGGCCATCGATCCAACCGCGCCCCATACCCTCTATGCCGGCACCGGCAACAGCGTCTTTTCCTGGGACGGCAACACCACCACCCCCGCCTGGATCGCCTACAACAGCGCCAGCCTCGGCAACAAAGACGTTCTCTCCCTCGCGTTCAACGGCAGCTCGCTCTTTGCCGGCACCAACGGCGGCGG of Geobacter sp. contains these proteins:
- a CDS encoding M3 family oligoendopeptidase yields the protein MTDHQCWDTSRLYPTPDAPELDADFTKATELGQAFRERYLEKVAGLSPDGLLEALASYEKLQELAIKPQLYSHLLFAADSEADSHKSLMQKAMEFGNELSRTILFFDLEIMALEAGPFERLVADDRFASYRHYLHGIRKFQPYALPEREEQLLKQKNLTGVEAFAKLFEELTASLSYRMELDGEERDFTGEELLSLLHHPDAAVRERSLTVFLEGHARQQVVISTVFNTIALDHGQELGLRGYRQPIQPTNIGNELSDEAVEHLMQVTEANYPLAQGYFRLKARLLGMEKLKNTDVYAPVGETSRSFSFDEARELVLAAYGGFNPAYAPIIDAFFCERRIDVSPRPGKTGGAFCMGMTPRLPPYLLLNFTGRLRDVATLAHELGHGLHYVVAQEQNMLNYHPPLPLAETASVFGEMLLSRHLLANESDRQVKIAILCAVIEDIIATTFRQVVLTRFEQRLHSERSEGLLTASRLCDLWWEENARLFGDSVAMIEPYRWGWSYISHFIHTRFYCYAYTFAELLVISLYARYEEDGPAFVPAFHRVLESGGSCSPADTAALAGIDIADPGFWQKGYDVLGRLIRELEELVQS